AGACCAAGATTGAAAGCGATGGGCGGGTCTTTCCTGTCAGCGATTCTTCCCAGACGATTATCGATTGTTTTCTGAAGAAGTGTGAAAAGCACCGTATCACCGTACAAAAGCAGGAAGCGGTCAAGCAACTCACTCCGCAAGAAAGGCTATGGAGGATCCAGACCGCATCTGGGACATTGGATGCCAAGCATGTCTTGTTGGCTACCGGCAGTACGCCTTCTGTTTGGAACATGCTTGGAGATATGGGCTATGAGATCGTGGATCCCGTTCCTTCTCTTTTTACGTTCAATATCAAGCACAAGATGATCGAGGGACTACCCGGCTTGAGTATGCCTCAATCCGAGGTCGAGGTCATAGGGACTTCTCTCAAGGAGTCTGGGCCCTTGCTGATCACCCATTGGGGATTGAGTGGCCCTGCCATCCTCAAACTCTCTGCTTGGGGAGCTAGGGAATTACATGCATTGAACTACCGTTTTCAGATACGGGTCAACTGGCTCGGAATGGAGAAAGGATCTGTACTTGACACCATTGACCAAGAACGTAGTTCCAATCCCAAACGGGTCGTGAAGAAGTATCCTCAATTCGGTATGGCAAGAAGACTCTGGGAACGCTTCTGCTATATGGCCAAGCTATATGATGCCAATTGGGCCAGTCTCTCACGGGAACAGATGGATCGATTTGTGGAGTACCTCACCGCATCTACGTTCGAGGTGGATGGTAAGAGTACGTTCAAAGAAGAGTTCGTGACCTGTGGTGGAATCGATCGAAAGCAGATCGATTTCCGCACGATGGAAAGCAAATTACACCCCGGGCTCTATTTTGCAGGTGAGGTCATCGATATCGATGCCATCACGGGAGGCTTCAACTTCCAGGCTGCATGGACGGAGGCAGTCATTGGAGCTGAATCTATGTCTTCGCTTTGATTTTCCACGTCCATTAGTATCTTGGGGAACAAGCCAATTACCACCCTTTAATTCAACTAGCTATGATCAAGAATGTCTTTTTATCTGTATTCACTGTTGTATTATCCATCTGTCAATTCCAAGCCCAGTGGTCTTCTGTACCCAGT
This genomic window from Flavobacteriales bacterium contains:
- a CDS encoding NAD(P)/FAD-dependent oxidoreductase — its product is MYDLIVVGGGAAGFFGAIQFAEQRPESRIIILEKSNKVLSKVKVSGGGRCNVTHACFDPAEMVEHYPRGAKELRGPFHRFLCGDMMAWLADQGVETKIESDGRVFPVSDSSQTIIDCFLKKCEKHRITVQKQEAVKQLTPQERLWRIQTASGTLDAKHVLLATGSTPSVWNMLGDMGYEIVDPVPSLFTFNIKHKMIEGLPGLSMPQSEVEVIGTSLKESGPLLITHWGLSGPAILKLSAWGARELHALNYRFQIRVNWLGMEKGSVLDTIDQERSSNPKRVVKKYPQFGMARRLWERFCYMAKLYDANWASLSREQMDRFVEYLTASTFEVDGKSTFKEEFVTCGGIDRKQIDFRTMESKLHPGLYFAGEVIDIDAITGGFNFQAAWTEAVIGAESMSSL